In a genomic window of Acropora muricata isolate sample 2 chromosome 2, ASM3666990v1, whole genome shotgun sequence:
- the LOC136893915 gene encoding uncharacterized protein yields the protein MHRDPRYFNVNKHVKICSEHFRQRDFVNPHAKKRRLNRNAVPSKFSWTPVKEEEEEDVERTAVSKLERSRIEQNEATDTASEGEGDELRVSGLTLTSQKTQTYEDDFCDDSIDISFRVPCLHRFSLSHLLSKCTTPSKEEKMFLHFTGFDSYAGFMDTPKFISPNLDRKLLIYWDSTAGKSSVIDTEKLFEENESDLEEDRDEDEPEIRETKTRPSAHKLQVEDEFLMVLMKLRMGLSNIDLGKRFNLSDSAVNNILLTWLNYIYEVLGSLKIWPHRDVILKNAPQEFIDKYPNNTVIIDATELKIQISNANTWLQ from the coding sequence ATGCACAGAGATCCGCGTTATTTCAACGTAAACAAGCATGTGAAGATCTGCAGCGAGCACTTCCGACAAAGGGACTTTGTAAATCCTCATGCTAAGAAGCGGCGATTAAATCGCAATGCAGTTCCTTCAAAGTTTTCTTGGACTCCTgtaaaagaggaagaagaagaggacgtTGAGAGGACAGCCGTATCAAAGCTAGAGCGTAGCAGAATCGAACAAAATGAAGCTACCGATACCGCATCGGAGGGAGAAGGCGATGAGCTGAGAGTGAGCGGTCTTACATTAACTTCGCAAAAGACTCAGACATACGAAGATGATTTTTGCGACGACTCGATTGATATATCCTTCCGAGTTCCTTGTTTACATCGCTTTTCTCTCTCTCATTTACTGTCTAAATGTACGACACCttcgaaagaagaaaaaatgtttttgcatttcACAGGATTTGACAGTTACGCTGGATTTATGGACACGCCTAAATTTATTTCGCCTAACCTCGATAGAAAACTTCTTATCTACTGGGATAGCACTGCTGGTAAATCAAGTGTTATTGATACAGAAAAACTTTTcgaagaaaatgaaagtgatttGGAGGAGGACAGGGATGAAGATGAACCTGAAATCAGGGAAACTAAAACAAGACCTTCAGCGCACAAGCTTCAGGTTGAGGATGAATTTCTAATGGTTCTGATGAAACTCCGAATGGGATTGTCCAACATCGATCTTGGAAAAAGGTTTAATCTGTCTGACAGTGCAGTCAACAATATACTCCTGACATGGCTGAATTATATTTATGAAGTGCtaggaagcctgaaaatatgGCCACATAGagatgttattttgaaaaatgccccacaagaatttattgacaaatatCCAAACAACACGGTGATAATCGATGCTACTGAACTTAAAATTCAGATCAGTAACGCAAACACGTGGTTGCAATGA